In Thermodesulfobacteriota bacterium, one genomic interval encodes:
- the amrB gene encoding AmmeMemoRadiSam system protein B, with protein sequence MKIKIVAVMCAVMCLIFSTGACARAENAEKNSPPAANAPPASGPKEPVFTCTSAGRWYPDDPAKLRNMVKGFLDKAEGGQITDRIVALIAPHAGYPFSGPVAAHAYKQLEGLHFDSVVVVGFSHHEFAPEIAVHQAGTFRTPLGDIPVDADLAAAIMAENPVIKYDPAIFVGEHSLDNQLPFLQMTLSGFTLVPILFGSQTPENINILSDALARALKGKNVLLVASSDMSHFWPQDEANRIDAETISRVTAFDADGIAQMMQGDSSGRKLCGFGAVQVVLRAAGALGADEALVLKYATSQDTFGPTGNGVVGYMAVALVDKKGKNTLINVNPKEAAVSAPPEEKSMKPHYGGDLTEASQKELLAIARKSLETYIRTGKTYTPDSENPQLQSKRGVFVTLTINGALRGCMGWFEPNTPLAEIVARQAAVSATQDPRFPEVRPEELPAIAIEISVLSMPRYVDSCNDIVVGRDGVILEKGNRRATFLPQVAPEQGWDLAAMLSHLAMKAGLPADGWKQGARFQVYTAQVFGETE encoded by the coding sequence AATCGTTGCCGTGATGTGCGCGGTTATGTGCCTGATATTTTCTACCGGCGCCTGCGCCAGGGCGGAAAACGCGGAAAAGAACAGCCCGCCCGCCGCAAACGCGCCACCGGCGTCCGGGCCGAAAGAGCCGGTTTTTACCTGCACCAGCGCGGGCCGGTGGTATCCTGACGATCCGGCAAAATTGCGCAACATGGTTAAAGGCTTTCTCGATAAGGCCGAAGGCGGACAGATAACGGACCGTATTGTCGCGCTGATCGCGCCGCATGCGGGTTATCCCTTTTCCGGACCGGTCGCCGCGCATGCCTATAAACAACTGGAAGGGCTGCATTTTGATTCGGTCGTCGTGGTCGGGTTTTCCCATCATGAGTTTGCGCCGGAAATCGCGGTCCATCAGGCCGGCACGTTCCGCACGCCGCTCGGTGATATCCCGGTTGACGCGGATCTGGCCGCCGCGATCATGGCCGAAAACCCCGTCATCAAATACGATCCGGCCATTTTCGTCGGTGAACATTCCCTCGACAACCAGCTGCCTTTCCTCCAGATGACGCTTTCCGGGTTCACGCTCGTTCCCATCCTGTTCGGCAGTCAGACGCCGGAGAATATCAATATCCTTTCGGACGCGCTCGCCAGGGCGCTGAAAGGCAAAAACGTCCTGCTTGTGGCCAGTTCCGACATGTCGCATTTCTGGCCCCAGGATGAAGCCAACCGCATTGACGCCGAAACCATCAGCCGCGTGACCGCGTTTGACGCGGACGGTATCGCGCAAATGATGCAAGGCGATTCGTCCGGCCGCAAGCTTTGCGGGTTCGGCGCCGTGCAGGTCGTTTTGCGCGCGGCCGGGGCCCTCGGCGCTGACGAGGCCCTCGTTCTCAAATATGCCACGTCGCAGGATACGTTCGGCCCGACCGGCAACGGCGTCGTCGGCTATATGGCCGTGGCGCTGGTTGACAAGAAGGGTAAAAACACACTGATAAACGTCAATCCGAAAGAGGCGGCCGTGTCGGCGCCGCCGGAGGAAAAAAGCATGAAACCCCATTACGGCGGTGATCTCACCGAAGCGTCTCAGAAAGAACTTCTGGCCATTGCCAGAAAATCCCTGGAAACCTATATCCGCACGGGCAAGACATACACGCCCGATTCAGAGAATCCGCAGCTTCAATCCAAACGCGGGGTTTTTGTGACGCTGACCATCAACGGGGCGCTGCGCGGCTGCATGGGCTGGTTCGAACCCAATACCCCGCTGGCGGAGATCGTGGCCAGGCAGGCGGCCGTCTCCGCCACCCAGGACCCGCGTTTTCCCGAGGTGCGGCCGGAAGAGCTGCCGGCAATAGCCATTGAAATTTCCGTTCTTTCCATGCCGCGTTACGTGGATTCCTGCAACGACATCGTCGTGGGCAGGGACGGCGTGATCCTTGAAAAAGGAAATCGCCGGGCCACCTTTCTGCCGCAGGTTGCGCCCGAACAGGGCTGGGATCTGGCCGCCATGCTGTCTCACCTCGCCATGAAGGCGGGACTGCCGGCGGACGGCTGGAAACAGGGGGCGCGGTTTCAGGTCTATACCGCCCAGGTTTTCGGCGAGACGGAATGA
- a CDS encoding FAD-dependent oxidoreductase: MEKVAIIGGGVAGLTAGYLLHDLYDITLFEKDNRLGGNVYTLKTSNGEELDATVFFYSKREYPHFCKLLKKLGIKFPTLPLEGASQSFFNIKTKRSYFMSCDITTPRNTFSLKNIKGVFHQAIVVRNYNKGIRMYREGKMKGLTLRQALPLLPSLKDDVLKLAIFPICIMTSMSWDDLMGAPAEFVFAKIEKQFGSFRSFVSWRLFPCKTREYVEKLAAPLGDRIKLNAKIQTVRRDENGVTVSMEDGTAHAFDKVIFACPADRALAMIENPTGDEKRLLGAWRYNDGLVVVHRDKNHYPPEDLWAMYSYLYTDDNGKIDTSINAHYRFQRGVPRDSMFMGTQYPNVEIDKNLIEFQKVFRTPIYDHASTATIKELPSLNGKMRTYFCGSHFGFGLHEDAVKSAVNVSRMLGARWD, translated from the coding sequence ATGGAGAAAGTTGCGATCATCGGCGGCGGCGTGGCCGGCCTTACGGCGGGATACCTTTTACACGACCTTTACGATATCACCCTGTTTGAAAAGGACAATCGCCTCGGCGGCAATGTCTACACGTTGAAAACATCAAACGGCGAGGAACTCGACGCCACCGTCTTCTTCTATTCGAAAAGAGAGTACCCCCACTTCTGCAAGTTGTTAAAGAAGCTCGGCATCAAATTCCCGACCCTGCCGCTGGAAGGAGCCAGCCAGTCGTTCTTCAATATTAAAACGAAACGCAGTTATTTTATGAGCTGCGACATCACCACCCCCCGGAACACTTTCAGCCTGAAAAACATCAAGGGCGTTTTCCACCAGGCCATCGTTGTCAGAAACTACAACAAGGGCATTCGGATGTACCGCGAGGGAAAGATGAAGGGGCTAACACTCAGGCAGGCCCTGCCGCTGCTGCCGTCGCTCAAGGACGATGTGCTCAAGCTGGCGATTTTCCCGATCTGCATCATGACCTCCATGTCCTGGGACGACCTGATGGGGGCGCCCGCCGAGTTCGTGTTCGCCAAAATCGAAAAGCAGTTCGGAAGCTTCAGGAGCTTCGTCTCCTGGCGGCTGTTTCCCTGCAAGACCCGCGAATACGTCGAAAAACTGGCCGCGCCCCTGGGCGACAGGATCAAGTTGAACGCGAAAATCCAGACGGTCCGGCGGGACGAAAACGGCGTGACGGTGAGCATGGAGGACGGCACAGCGCATGCCTTCGACAAGGTCATTTTCGCCTGCCCCGCCGACCGCGCCCTGGCCATGATCGAAAATCCCACCGGAGACGAAAAGCGGTTGCTGGGGGCGTGGCGGTACAATGACGGCCTGGTGGTGGTCCACCGCGATAAAAACCACTATCCGCCCGAGGACCTCTGGGCCATGTACAGCTATCTTTACACCGACGACAACGGGAAAATAGACACGTCCATCAACGCCCACTACCGGTTCCAGCGGGGTGTCCCCAGAGACAGCATGTTCATGGGAACGCAGTACCCCAATGTGGAAATCGACAAGAACCTGATCGAGTTTCAGAAAGTGTTCCGGACACCGATTTACGACCATGCCTCGACCGCGACGATCAAGGAACTGCCCTCGCTGAACGGCAAAATGAGAACCTATTTCTGCGGCTCCCATTTCGGTTTCGGGCTCCACGAAGACGCGGTCAAGTCGGCGGTGAACGTCAGCCGGATGCTGGGCGCCCGGTGGGATTAA